From the genome of Carassius gibelio isolate Cgi1373 ecotype wild population from Czech Republic chromosome B10, carGib1.2-hapl.c, whole genome shotgun sequence, one region includes:
- the LOC127966782 gene encoding muscle, skeletal receptor tyrosine protein kinase-like isoform X2 has product MLRSTAWMCCSLTLNRYCLCSSLFLGLFLVVDSGSCIFPIEWRLYKGSAGYCSTYRGDVCRNELRQDMLVFFNYSLPNPEDAQEYLAQSAWGELDGVSSFCRPAARSLLCHGTFQDCNPSGLGPAPKPICREHCLAVKELYCYKEWRSAEERSLRGFQHSITLPECTSLPSQQADPSSCTAVPYVDLNKDQVTTTCYSDKGRFYQGTHNMTASSIPCQRWNQQDPHQHRLSVDVIPELRNAENYCRNPGGESDRPWCYTTNSNVRWEYCLVPKCGEVMSVKTAPSITKPVQIYPPPPVSTAYSMSVIIFIISGFAGAAFFTILILMCHRRKKMWQKRKRVLETPTLTTLPSELLLDRLHPNPMYQRLPLLLNSKLLSLEYPRNNIEYVRDIGEGAFGRVFQARAPGLLPMEPFTMVAVKMLKEEASADMQNDFQREAALMAEFDHPNIVRLLGVCAVGKPMCLMFEYMAYGDLNEFLRRRSSTQQPSLSRDTLTCSSLVSEPERYPPLSCLEQLSISKQVAAGMAYLSERKFVHRDLATRNCLVAENLVVKIADFGLSRNIYAADYYKASENDAIPIRWMPPESIFYNRYTSESDVWAYGVVLWEIFSYGMQPYYGMAHEEVIYYVRDGNVLACPENCPQELYNLMRLCWSTHPTDRPSFASIHRILERMHDQMLQSGLS; this is encoded by the exons ATGCTCAGGTCTACAGCGTGGATGTGTTGCTCTCTGACATTAAACAGATATTGTTTGTGCTCTTCTCTCTTCTTGGGTCTGTTTCTGGTGGTGGACTCTGGATCCTGTATCTTTCCCATAGAATGGAG ACTGTACAAAGGCAGCGCAGGCTACTGCAGCACATACAGAGGCGACGTGTGTCGGAACGAGCTCCGTCAGGACATGCTGGTATTTTTTAACTATTCTCTTCCGAACCCGGAGGACGCTCAGGAGTACCTGGCACAGAGCGCATGGGGGGAGCTAGACGGGGTGAGCTCATTCTGCAGGCCCGCCGCCAGATCACTGCTCTGCCACGGCACCTTCCAGGACTGCAACCCGTCTGGACTCGGACCAGCACCAAAACCCATCTGCAG GGAGCACTGTCTGGCTGTGAAAGAGCTGTACTGTTATAAGGAGTGGCGCTCTGCTGAGGAACGATCTCTTAGAGGGTTCCAACATAGCATCACTCTCCCAGAATGCACCTCTCTACCCAGCCAACAAGCAGACCCATCCTCATGCACAGCGGTTCCTTACGTTG ATCTCAATAAAGACCAAGTTACAA caacatGTTACAGTGACAAAGGAAGGTTTTACCAAGGAACTCACAACATGACAGCATCTTCCATTCCCTGTCAGCGATGGAACCAGcag GATCCCCATCAACATAGACTCTCTGTAGATGTGATTCCTGAGTTGCGAAATGCAGAAAACTACTGTCGTAACCCAGGAGGAGAGAGTGACAGGCCATGGTGCTACACCACAAACTCTAATGTACGCTGGGAGTACTGTCTGGTGCCCAAATGTGGAGAAG TTATGAGTGTGAAGACTGCACCCTCCATTACAAAACCAGTCCAGATTTACCCGCCTCCTCCTGTGTCTACAGCCTACTCAATGAGCGTTATCATCTTCATCATTTCTGGCTTCGCTGGGGCGGCCTTCTTTACCATTCTCATCCTCATGTGCCATAGGCGAAAGAAAATGTGGCAAAAGAGGAAAAG AGTGCTGGAGACGCCTACTCTGACTACACTCCCCTCAGAGCTCTTGCTGGACCGACTTCATCCCAACCCCATGTACCAACGACTGCCTCTCCTTCTCAACTCTAAGCTCCTCAGTCTCGAATATCCACGCAACAACATTGAATATGTCCGTGATATTGGAGAGGGGGCCTTCGGTAGGGTGTTTCAGGCAAG AGCCCCTGGTCTTTTGCCAATGGAGCCATTCACCATGGTGGCAGTGAAGATGTTGAAGGAGGAAGCTTCGGCTGATATGCAGAATGACTTTCAAAGAGAAGCTGCACTTATGGCTGAGTTTGATCACCCCAACATTGTCCGTCTCCTAG GAGTCTGTGCAGTGGGGAAGCCCATGTGTCTCATGTTTGAATACATGGCCTATGGGGACTTGAACGAATTCCTGCGACGGCGCTCTTCAACCCAGCAGCCCAGTCTAAGTCGGGATACCTTGACTTGCAGCAGTCTGGTGTCAGAACCTGAGCGTTACCCACCCCTCAGCTGCCTGGAGCAGCTCTCCATTTCCAAGCAGGTGGCGGCAGGAATGGCGTACTTGTCGGAACGCAAGTTTGTGCACCGTGACCTAGCTACCCGCAACTGTTTGGTCGCCGAAAACCTGGTTGTGAAAATTGCGGATTTTGGTCTCTCGCGCAACATCTATGCTGCAGATTATTACAAAGCCAGTGAAAACGATGCCATCCCAATTCGCTGGATGCCACCCGAATCTATCTTCTACAACCGCTACACCAGCGAGTCAGATGTGTGGGCTTATGGTGTGGTATTATGGGAAATCTTCTCATATGGCATGCAGCCATACTATGGCATGGCCCATGAGGAGGTCATCTACTATGTAAGGGATGGAAATGTGCTCGCCTGTCCAGAAAACTGTCCACAGGAGTTGTATAATCTCATGCGTTTGTGTTGGAGCACTCATCCCACTGACCGGCCTAGTTTCGCAAGCATTCACCGCATCCTGGAAAGAATGCATGACCAGATGCTCCAATCTGGCCTTTCTTGA
- the LOC127966787 gene encoding muscle, skeletal receptor tyrosine-protein kinase-like, which yields MKVLKNIPLIVLLVYFSLSEGLQRAPKITTLLETVDVSLDHNATFICEVDSYPQADITWTRNNYPIRYYDSRYIIQENGQMLIIPNVKDSDNGEYCCVVSNGIGEPAKSCGALQLKMKPQIKRHPTNMTLIVESKAVLPCLTIGYPKPSISWIKEDDLIKVNSRISVLESGSLKINNIKKEDAGQYRCVARNSFGIVYSKPVIIEVQAPAKILKVPKEKKVQIGSEVTLECNATGNPIPSITWLENGNTISGASVEETLVDEVIVSVLRVVVHKPALYTCQATNQHSGGANTVKATAKITVSGELKHQRHITTNSYVLYKVANS from the exons CACCCAAAATCACAACATTGCTCGAGACAGTGGACGTCTCTCTGGATCATAACGCAACTTTCATCTGTGAGGTTGATTCATACCCTCAAGCTGATATTACATGGACGCGGAATAACTACCCAATAAG GTATTACGATTCCAGATACATTATACAAGAAAATGGCCAAATGCTGATCATTCCCAATGTAAAGGATTCAGACAATGGAGAATACTGTTGCGTTGTAAGCAATGGGATTGGAGAACCGGCCAAGAGCTGTGGAGCTTTACAGCTGAAGATGA agccTCAAATCAAAAGACATCCTACTAACATGACATTGATTGTAGAGTCCAAAGCAGTGTTGCCATGTTTAACAATAGGATATCCAAAACCCAGTATATCCTGGATTAAAGAAGATGATTTGATAAAG GTTAATAGTCGTATATCAGTTTTGGAATCTGGTTCCCTAAAAATTAACAACATCAAGAAAGAGGACGCTGGACAGTATCGCTGTGTGGCCAGGAACAGTTTTGGAATCGTGTACTCCAAACCAGTCATTATTGAAGTGCAAG CTCCTGCCAAGATACTGAAAGTTCCCAAGGAGAAGAAAGTTCAGATTGGATCAGAGGTTACGCTGGAGTGTAATGCCACTGGCAACCCTATCCCATCCATAACTTGGCTTGAGAACGGCAATACG ATTTCTGGCGCGTCAGTGGAGGAGACGCTGGTGGATGAAGTCATCGTGTCTGTTCTGCGCGTGGTGGTTCATAAACCAGCTCTCTACACCTGTCAGGCTACTAACCAGCACAGCGGAGGAGCCAACACCGTCAAAGCCACGGCTAAAATAACTGTCTCAGGTGAGCTAAAGCACCAACGCCATATCACGACCAATTCATATGTACTTTacaaggtggctaattcgtaa
- the LOC127966782 gene encoding muscle, skeletal receptor tyrosine protein kinase-like isoform X1, protein MLRSTAWMCCSLTLNRYCLCSSLFLGLFLVVDSGSCIFPIEWRLYKGSAGYCSTYRGDVCRNELRQDMLVFFNYSLPNPEDAQEYLAQSAWGELDGVSSFCRPAARSLLCHGTFQDCNPSGLGPAPKPICREHCLAVKELYCYKEWRSAEERSLRGFQHSITLPECTSLPSQQADPSSCTAVPYVDLNKDQVTTTCYSDKGRFYQGTHNMTASSIPCQRWNQQDPHQHRLSVDVIPELRNAENYCRNPGGESDRPWCYTTNSNVRWEYCLVPKCGEVMSVKTAPSITKPVQIYPPPPVSTAYSMSVIIFIISGFAGAAFFTILILMCHRRKKMWQKRKSRVLETPTLTTLPSELLLDRLHPNPMYQRLPLLLNSKLLSLEYPRNNIEYVRDIGEGAFGRVFQARAPGLLPMEPFTMVAVKMLKEEASADMQNDFQREAALMAEFDHPNIVRLLGVCAVGKPMCLMFEYMAYGDLNEFLRRRSSTQQPSLSRDTLTCSSLVSEPERYPPLSCLEQLSISKQVAAGMAYLSERKFVHRDLATRNCLVAENLVVKIADFGLSRNIYAADYYKASENDAIPIRWMPPESIFYNRYTSESDVWAYGVVLWEIFSYGMQPYYGMAHEEVIYYVRDGNVLACPENCPQELYNLMRLCWSTHPTDRPSFASIHRILERMHDQMLQSGLS, encoded by the exons ATGCTCAGGTCTACAGCGTGGATGTGTTGCTCTCTGACATTAAACAGATATTGTTTGTGCTCTTCTCTCTTCTTGGGTCTGTTTCTGGTGGTGGACTCTGGATCCTGTATCTTTCCCATAGAATGGAG ACTGTACAAAGGCAGCGCAGGCTACTGCAGCACATACAGAGGCGACGTGTGTCGGAACGAGCTCCGTCAGGACATGCTGGTATTTTTTAACTATTCTCTTCCGAACCCGGAGGACGCTCAGGAGTACCTGGCACAGAGCGCATGGGGGGAGCTAGACGGGGTGAGCTCATTCTGCAGGCCCGCCGCCAGATCACTGCTCTGCCACGGCACCTTCCAGGACTGCAACCCGTCTGGACTCGGACCAGCACCAAAACCCATCTGCAG GGAGCACTGTCTGGCTGTGAAAGAGCTGTACTGTTATAAGGAGTGGCGCTCTGCTGAGGAACGATCTCTTAGAGGGTTCCAACATAGCATCACTCTCCCAGAATGCACCTCTCTACCCAGCCAACAAGCAGACCCATCCTCATGCACAGCGGTTCCTTACGTTG ATCTCAATAAAGACCAAGTTACAA caacatGTTACAGTGACAAAGGAAGGTTTTACCAAGGAACTCACAACATGACAGCATCTTCCATTCCCTGTCAGCGATGGAACCAGcag GATCCCCATCAACATAGACTCTCTGTAGATGTGATTCCTGAGTTGCGAAATGCAGAAAACTACTGTCGTAACCCAGGAGGAGAGAGTGACAGGCCATGGTGCTACACCACAAACTCTAATGTACGCTGGGAGTACTGTCTGGTGCCCAAATGTGGAGAAG TTATGAGTGTGAAGACTGCACCCTCCATTACAAAACCAGTCCAGATTTACCCGCCTCCTCCTGTGTCTACAGCCTACTCAATGAGCGTTATCATCTTCATCATTTCTGGCTTCGCTGGGGCGGCCTTCTTTACCATTCTCATCCTCATGTGCCATAGGCGAAAGAAAATGTGGCAAAAGAGGAAAAG TAGAGTGCTGGAGACGCCTACTCTGACTACACTCCCCTCAGAGCTCTTGCTGGACCGACTTCATCCCAACCCCATGTACCAACGACTGCCTCTCCTTCTCAACTCTAAGCTCCTCAGTCTCGAATATCCACGCAACAACATTGAATATGTCCGTGATATTGGAGAGGGGGCCTTCGGTAGGGTGTTTCAGGCAAG AGCCCCTGGTCTTTTGCCAATGGAGCCATTCACCATGGTGGCAGTGAAGATGTTGAAGGAGGAAGCTTCGGCTGATATGCAGAATGACTTTCAAAGAGAAGCTGCACTTATGGCTGAGTTTGATCACCCCAACATTGTCCGTCTCCTAG GAGTCTGTGCAGTGGGGAAGCCCATGTGTCTCATGTTTGAATACATGGCCTATGGGGACTTGAACGAATTCCTGCGACGGCGCTCTTCAACCCAGCAGCCCAGTCTAAGTCGGGATACCTTGACTTGCAGCAGTCTGGTGTCAGAACCTGAGCGTTACCCACCCCTCAGCTGCCTGGAGCAGCTCTCCATTTCCAAGCAGGTGGCGGCAGGAATGGCGTACTTGTCGGAACGCAAGTTTGTGCACCGTGACCTAGCTACCCGCAACTGTTTGGTCGCCGAAAACCTGGTTGTGAAAATTGCGGATTTTGGTCTCTCGCGCAACATCTATGCTGCAGATTATTACAAAGCCAGTGAAAACGATGCCATCCCAATTCGCTGGATGCCACCCGAATCTATCTTCTACAACCGCTACACCAGCGAGTCAGATGTGTGGGCTTATGGTGTGGTATTATGGGAAATCTTCTCATATGGCATGCAGCCATACTATGGCATGGCCCATGAGGAGGTCATCTACTATGTAAGGGATGGAAATGTGCTCGCCTGTCCAGAAAACTGTCCACAGGAGTTGTATAATCTCATGCGTTTGTGTTGGAGCACTCATCCCACTGACCGGCCTAGTTTCGCAAGCATTCACCGCATCCTGGAAAGAATGCATGACCAGATGCTCCAATCTGGCCTTTCTTGA